The genome window agtttcaaattttcaaaaagatgGTCAAACTTTGGCTctgctttttaaaagtgtggtcccgttaaatgtcactaacggaGTAACAGACAGAAGGGTAAAAATGATTTCCAAATTCTCACAAAAGTGGCCAAACTTTGGTCcgcttttcaaaaatgtggTTCCTcacatttaacgggagccacacttttaaaaaacgGAACCAAAATTTGGCcatctttttgaaaatttgaaactcTAAGCCAACTTTTTGAAAACTGGTGTAAATTTTGACCACAACTTTGAAATTTACTCTGGTTTGTTTTGATCATTTTTTTACAGGACCGGCTCAATTGGATCAAACTAAACCTGTAACATATCGGGTAGAATTTGTTAAATGCGTAAAATATTGTGACGGTTGTATTGGGtggtaatattttaaaattaaataaattatttatattttaggttgttataaataaaatatataatttcaatattataataaatataaacaatttaaaataaaaaacaaatattaaaataatttaaaaataaatatgacaaATTCAACGAAATTTTAATTCTTAATTAAAATTCCATAAGTTAATTTAAACATGAAACAATTGAAATACAATGTTATTAGTCTAATGTGCAGGGAAATATCGTCTACATACACATATTAGCATCCGAAATATACCCGTTgctattttattgaaaatctcGCTATTATATATACTcaaacaaattttacaaaaaaaataaattaaatcataaaAAGCGCGAACCGTAATCGAATCAAttattaatctgattaacagGAAATACTGTAATCAGTTAATCACCGTTTTTAGTAGAATAAAATTAATGCTTTAAGTATAAGTTGTGAAAAAATGACATTGTAATCTACAAGTGGAATTCGAGTAATTTTACTACTCTCCTCACTCGTCTACCGACATTCTCCGGCAACGGCGAGATCCACCTCCTCTTAACGCCGCCGTCGCTCGTCTAATTCCAATTGTATCTCTTCATGTATGTATATGTCCCCCTTTCTTCTCAACAATTTGTTTCTATAATCTTCCGTTGTTACTTTGTACATTGAGCTCGTTCTGGATcttatatagtttattatacatatatgatgctAAATCATATCTCTAAAGTCAATTCTGTTGCTGATTTTTCATAGCTGTGGATTTCAATTGAGTTTTATTTCGTTGCGCATTTTTATGATCCTGTTTAGATACATCACGataaataaattgattaatGATGTCGATTAGATAGAATTAGTGCTTTTTTTAACCTCGGTTTATTGATAATCTCTGTTAATTAACGAAAGTTTAGCTACAAAGTCGCAGCATTAGCCACGTGAATTCCTTGTAGCATAGAGATTCTTGTAGCATAGTGAAGTTTGTATCGCAGGATACAAACTGTGTTAatcttgtttgtgtttgttgatGTTAATCGGCTTAAACGAAGGCTTCTTGTTTACGGCTAAATGTATTGTTAATAGTTTGTAATTTGATAGGAATAGGAAAGCTTTTAGCTCAATCACTTGTTGCTTCTGAATTCTGATGCAGAAGAACACATTCCCCCCCTCTTTTGCGGTGAATGATAGTAGTAATGTTAAAATAGTTGATGTTCTATTTATGTATTCCCAGATTTAGATGTCCGATGATGTGGAAAACCCCATTGGTGATGCCCAAAAAGGTTCAGCTGCTACTTCAACCTCCCCTGTCATTGAATTTCAAGCAACATGGTATAGTAGCTTTCTTCAGCATGTATCGGTCTATGGTATAGCTGCTGGGTACTGTCTGTCGGCATCACTGCTTTCCATTATCAATAAATGGGCTGTTATGAAATTTCCTTATCCTGGAGCATTGACTGCATTGCAGTACTTCACTAGTGCAGCTGGCGTTTTCATTTTAGGTTCGCTTAAGATTTTGGAGCACGATAAACTTGATCTAATGACAATGTGGCGGTTCCTACCAGCAGCATTTATATTCTATTTGTCTCTCTTCACAAACAGTGAGCTTCTTCTCCACGCCAATGTCGACACCTTCATTGTCTTCCGTTCAGCAGTTCCAATCTTTGTTGCAATAGGTGAATCCCTCTACTTGCACCAACCATGGCCGTCAATGAAGACATGGTTTTCACTGGCCACAATATTTGGTGGTAGTGTTCTCTATGTCATGACTGATTACCAATTCACCGTCATGGCTTATAGTTGGGCACTGGCCTATCTGATAAGCATGTCCATAGATTTTGTTTATATTAAGCATGTGGTTATGACAATTGGTTTAAACACATGGGGTCTTGTACTGTACAACAACCTCGAGGCTCTGCTATTGTTTCCGCTAGAGCTGCTAGTAATGGGAGAGTTAAAGAAGATAAAGCATGAAATATCGGATGAGTCAGATTGGCATTCCTTTCAAGTGGTTTTGCCCGTAGGCCTATCATGTTTGTTTGGTTTAGCGATTTCCTTCTTTGGTTTTTCTTGTCGGAAGGCAATTTCTGCAACAGGATTTACGGTTTTAGGAATAGTGAACAAGCTTCTGACAGTGGTAATAAATCTTGTTATCTGGGATAAACATTCTACATTTGTGGGAACAATAGGGCTTCTGATTTGCATGTTAGGTGGAGTTATGTATCAGCAGTTCAGTAGTACTAAGCCTAAAGCTGCCAAAAATGTTGAGGTACAAGAGAGGGAGGAGGAACAACAGAAGCTCCTTGAATTGCAAAACAGCTCAGAGAACAGAGACAGTGAGAAGCAAGTTACGGATTTGGCTGAGGAAAATTAAAAGCATGATCGTTCTTTTGTTGcttattcttattatttattCCAGTACTCAGTTTGGAAAGCCGTTTCATACTTGATAGAAAAGCACATATTCCGAACGGAAAAAATATGAATGAAAGCCAAACAAAGAGGAAACATGGGGTTAACATACAGCTAACAGGTGGGAGAATAGCTCAAATTCTTCGTTCAGTAAGCACCTGAGTAACTGCACAGTTCGttaatatatttctttatttttgtacAGGCCTTTCTTATTCAATATGTTTGCTTAGAACTCAAATTCAATACCATATGTTATTTGGTCATTTTTTGTAATCCGCAAGTGAGGTGGATATGAACCGAGGGGAGTAAAAATGTCGAGATTGTTGTTTCAATCTAGGATGGAAATTCTTTTGTTAGTCCATcataaacaatatattttaattgtgaTGTATCCTTCTTCATGTATGCTCAAATCACTTTAAACCTGTAGTTTGTAAGCAATTATTAATCTGATCCGCTGAACCAAAAGAGCTCTCTCATTCTCAATTCTGTTTGTTTGGCTGCTCTTTCTGTGCAAGGCTGTTCCCTGTTCTAGTAATTTTACTAATTTGATTGcattttattaaattcattAAGATATACAAATATATCAGGTCTATATAAGAACTAAGATAAGATGAAACAGAAAATTTAATAATCCAAATTGTGGTTACTAGTGTAGGAgtataaattagtaaaaaagtGAATAACCCAAACATGACCTCTGCAGTAATTACTCGAGCCCTAATTAATAATCCTTAGATTTTTTGCAGTACTTGTTAATTctctttcaaataataaaagtaataaaatataataaacatattttCACACAGTACAATAAACATAGAGCTAATAGCTTTTTCTAGCGTTGGACatactaaaattttgttttgatccTGGCCGCTTGATATGGATCCAAGTCCAACGGCCAGGAAGCTGTATGTTTTTTAACAGATCCCCAGCATACACATGCTAGGGACTTGAAATTATCCTAATAGAAATCGGAGACGGTACAACACCGCCCTGTAGAAGCTATATATACCCTCGCATGTATACATCATAAGGCACAAGATCACTTCTTGATTTTGCGCCTCTCAAGTCTCATGGCACGCTATTCACATCCCAACATTCTGAAACTAAGAAAATCAAAGTTAGTTATTAACGTAAGACCGACTCGTTACTATGATCATCGCCTTCCTTGCCCTTCAAGCTGCTCCGCTTCTCCCTTCCACATTACCTTCATCACTCACCTCACAGACCGGTTCTTGGACCCTCGTCATCtttcattatcatcatcattcaaCTCATCTCCGCGCCTTATTGGAGAGTATCAAGAAGTCGTTGGTAAAACCACTATTTGTCAAGATGGCACCCTCTTTTTCAAATCTCAACAAAAGGCCAACTCCAAGCTTGCTGTCAAGGCCGCTCTCCGTTCCTTGAATGTCAAGAAATCTCGACATGCCAAAATTTTCAAGCAAGTGATGGCATTTGGGAGGCGATACATCAACAAAAGCAATGATGGCAGAGGTTTTAAGAAACTAAGAACGTTCGGGAGAGGATACAAGAATAGAAGCAATGACAAGGAGGCTCTGAAGGGTCTGGTTGTAGCGATAACCATAGAGCAGAGTTTTATCGGTGATAGAGAAGCTGTTAATCAAGTGATGGAGAAATCATGGGAGGAAAGTAAGTCTCAAGCTCGCGGAGATGGAGATACATTATTCCTTGTTAATTGAAAGTTTGATCAACTCTGTAATTTTTGAATTCGAGGATATTTTATTCAAACGGAGATATTGCTgatatgtataaattttatgatgGATTGTCGGAAGAAAAACGAGGGTGCAGTTTTAGACAATTACTACTGCAGTTGATTTTTGTTTGTAGAAAACAGGGAATGTTTAACAAGTCCAATCTTCCCTGCAGAGCTTACCTGTAATGTAAGTTATGGAAGGGCTTATTTACACAACTGATGCAAtttctaattattattattatttttggtcAATTCACAGCTATGTTTCTTGCTAATATACCACTTCATCCGGTCCAGATTTGTACTtacttttttgacaaatatgacttataaCCTTATAAAAAATGAGGATTTGTTTTACGAAACTCTCGGAgtcagaaagaaagaaagagagtttgataaactaattattaatttatttgaaatagTTGTAAAATGCGAAcataacacatcttctacgattgtataacaaaataataataataatttttttaaatacaggTATATAATCAGAATTctaatttacaaattttaatctaaatttttattatataaccaaGTCACTTAAAATATGTGCTAGAAAccaaaatgtaaaataaattagacATGTCTAAAAAGTTGTATTGTTGTCACATTGTCAAATTTGAAAAGGTTGTAGAAAATCCTAAAtaattgttaataaaataaaaacgtataattgaaaataataatttaaaaatatattaagatttttataaagatactcaaattgaaaattttttttctcaaaatacgGTGCAAACTCATTGACAACTTTGaccatattttttaaatcaaattcgaaaatattgatatttttacaaatttccaaaaatatttgttttatttgatctTATTTCCtacttgaaaaatatttttgtgtcCGCCCCTcactaatattatatttctttatatatatatatatataaattaaaaaaataagacttaatcaaaattaaatataaatgtttgCACATTAGAAGATGCAAGTTTATCTCCCGTTCGTCCTGGAGAATTGTGATGGAATCTCGCTCATAGTGAGAATTATCTAGAACAGGTAATAATTTGCAGGTATAAGTCTTAACTCGTAAAAGCAAAAGGAAGATGTAGTTAATTTCCTAttcaaaatagaaaaagaaCCTGGTTACCAACTTCCTGATACACCCTACTAATGCTAATCCTAATAAGAATCAAAGAAGGTATTACACCACAGCCCTGTCTTAAACCCCTATATAAACCCCTCTCCCAATGATACAAACCCTAACGCATAACatcctctctttctctctcgtCAAGCATGGCAGGTTTTTCACATCCCCGCATCCTGAAACTAGGAAAATCAAAGTTGGATGTTAACGTAAGACAGACTCGCTCTACTGAGCATCACCCTCCTTGTCCTTGCCCTTCACACCGCTCTTCTCCTCCCCTCCACATTACCTTCTACACCCACTCCAAGCATCGTTTCTTGGACCTTCGTCATGTTTccttatcatcatcatcttccaaTTCGTCTGCGCTCATCGCAGAGCACAAAAAAGTTGTCGGGGAAACAACTATTTGTCAAGATGGCAGCCTCTTCTTTGATCTTCAAGAAAAGGTTAACTCTAGGGTTGCTGTTAAGACTGCTCTTCGTTCCTTGAAGGTCAAGAAATCTCGACATGGCAGAATAATTAAGGATGTAATGGCGTTTGGGAGACGATACAACAAAGTTAGCAGGGAGAAGAAGGTTTTGGAGGGTTTGGCTGTTACGATTACCGTTGAACAGAGTTTTATCGGTGACAGAGAGGCTGTCCATGAGCTGATGGAGAAATCGTGGGAGGAAAGCAAGTCTCAAGCTCGCGAAGATGGAGATATATTACTTGTTAACTGAAACTTCTCTGTTCTTGTTTGGCTTTCTAGAGATTTGTTCTTTGTGTTGTGATGAGGTTGCTTTCTCATCTATATAGCCTCTGTAGTTGGTTTTCACCGTTCTCTCCTTGTAATAACTGTCACAGTAATATATACAAGTATGAAATTATGTGTCACTCTCTAAAGTCTAAACTGTAACCTTCATGATTTTGGGATCTCTTTTCTTTCCGCAGGGTTTAATGCAATACAATCAGACAGTCCTAATAACAAGTTAGATaggaaaatttgtaaaatttactAGTATCCAGAAAGGCAACACAATTACCCTTAATTGCCTATTCTTAATTTTGCATGTAAATGAGATGATAGTAACAAAACACAATTTGGTTTGCTCAACAACCCGACTCTGCCAGCTTTGCACCGATCATATCATTCTACAGTCGGCGCGTATTCTGATGCTCTTTAGTTGTAAATGTTCATAGTATTATCAAATCTCCCCACCTTTTAACAAAGCACTTGAAGCAGTGAATGGGAAATGTTCATAACTTCCTGTTCTAATCAATGCCCTTGCAGAAGCGTAGTATCCCCACCTTTAACAGCACTTGTAGCAGTATGTGGAAAAATGTTCATAACTTCCTCTTCTAATCAGCGTGCTTACGGAAGCGTACAACATTGTTGATGAAAGTTCTCTCACCACGGTAGCTAGTGTGAACATGGCAATTGCAATATTTAGTCAACTTTACACTACATTACTGTGCAACTTCTATAAGAAAAGATGAACAGACCACAACACACAAGACTTACATGACAGTGGCAGCTATAGAGAAGCATGTAACCCCAACAGAGAAGTGAATCGAAAATGTAGGCCAAAATTTGTCCCGGTCCAGGAAAATTCGCTCAGAAATTAGAGTTGCCAAACAGAAAACTGGCAAAATTATCCAACCTGAAGGTAAGCACTTCCTGAAGGAAAATGAGGAAGTACCCTGCATTTATTCAGGTCAATAACTGGTCAAAACAATCATTTTAAGAAACCAACATCACTGTCAAGAGATTTCATTCAAGACTGAGGcctaacaatattattttaagataatagcacatgataaataaataaaattcagtGGATGAAAGTTAACCTGAAAATACTTCCTGATAAACACGGCTGAATAGATGATCCTAAGCAACATATCTGAATTATGGTCAAGAAATTCAAAATCTCAAATCCAAGCTTTGCTAAGAAATTAAAGTATTACTCATCATATAGTAGAAAGATAGATAGGACTATCTTAGGTGTTCgcattaaaaattagaatgtaGAGATTGTCAAAAGATAATGCAGCAGATGAGCAAGCACACTAGTAGGCAACTACCAAAGCTATTTAAAAAGTCAATAatcctgaaaatttaaaaaacatttaaaatatgaatattattctaACAATCTTTCCACATACTGGGATACAGGGCACAAGAACTGCGTATTTAGGCTCTTTAGTATTATAATGACATCAATGTCAATACTCCATTGTACTAATAACCTTGAAGAATTAATACTTCCTAAAGGCCAATACAATTTTGACGAAACTGCTGCTAGGCCAAAACAATTTTATTGGCCAGAATGCTGGGCTTGTAATAGAAATCATATCGACAAgataaatataacaaatattcaaATGCTTTAATTGATATGTGATTACACAAGAAGAGATTAAGAAACAGAGACATAAAAGCTGAGGGATGGTTAGCTCCCatggaagaaaaagaaagaggaaTGTTTAGCAGTAATTCTGTCATGTCCGAAGTAGACCTGTAACTGCATCAGTTTGGCAAGTGGAGAATCTGAACTTGGCAATTGTGTAAGAGCAAAGGGAAGACCTAGGAGTAATGTAGAGTGGGAGTAATTGGGTTTCTTGCCCTCACCAAATCATGAAATATGCATATACAGTCAATGTAAGAGGTCCTCAGTTCAATTCCTATTGACTGCTACTTTTTTTCTGTGTAATATTGTCCATGTAGATAAATATGACTGTAAcaacatatgtgtgtgtgatcTATACAATACATGAGCATTACTGAATAATGCTCATTCCCAAATAACTAAAGTGTTGAAGAGCTAATGAATTAACCACTCAACGAATTTTTTTAGTAGAGTACACTTTTTCCCCCACTAGTAAAAATTTCTAGATCTGCCCCTGCAGAACAAAAGAGAATTGGTCAGAAGATCCAGCAGATAGGGGACTAACTACGCACCTCGTGACAAAGACAAACAGAGGATGACATATTACTTGATGTAACCAACCTAAAGTGATATAGATGTGAGGATGACATAGAAATTAAGACAGATCTATGGTTGCTCTTGTATATTGAATGGGTATCAAGTTAGttctatcaatatatattatgtactaCATTTGTTACTTACAGAAGATCTACATAACCCTGAACTATTAACGGAAAGGAGATGAGGATTAAGCATAGCATACATAAATATACTTTAGTTTAATACGTACACTTGGGCATGCTATTCAAATATCATACAGCAGAAAAACTGGTCAAACAACCATAGAGAATAACATGGTAGCATAATGACAAACACTAGAGCAAACACTGGGCAAAAAGGTTAAAGGATACTCAGGGAATTTGCAAGAATTAATCCAATTGCTCCAGCTGATCGAATAAGTAATACATTTAGAACAATATAAACCAACGAGAATATTAGCAACGAATCATTCGAGCGTTTGAGTTGGTTCTCTGTTGCTACTGCATGCAAAAATGCTTCTGATGTTCCTGATGCAGCATCATAACAATGATAAATAAGATTTAAACAGAATATAAAAAGCATGACTTGAGAAATGTAAGCGTCTCCCAAATTAATTAACTCGTGTTATAGTCTCCATTTTAAAAAGTACCATTCCTATGCAGATAGTAACTACAAGGAACTACATGTATGATTCTACCAACTTGCTTCAAAATGATTGATTACACATTCCGCATACTTTTATTATTAGACTTCAATAAGAATAACCGAACAACACAAAATATGTTATACATAAATGCATTTACTCTATGCTATCATTTTCTACTTTTTCAGATGTCAAAAAAAATGTCATCATTCTATTATTGATACTACGTGTGTCCTAATTCTCCAACATGAGGTCAATTCTCTTAGTCCTTAAGTTGAACAAGTTTACACTGGATAATATGAAATGCAAGGAGCAGAGAGGTATGCATGTATGGATAGTTGTGGAAGGAAGATGCATCGCTATAAATTCGTAAACATGGGAGCAATTTTCAGTTGCAGGAAAATTTTCggaatttataatattctaaatAAGCATTTGCCcaaataatttaacatataaatatttttagagttTATTGCAAAATGCACCCCCCCTGGATTTTCAAAAACGCATTTATGGCCAATACTTTACATAATTGCACTTTGCACCCCGCTGGTTCGTTTGACGCGTCACTTTGAACCTCTTCCGTTAATTTTGACTGTTAAGGTTAAAAGTCTCGGGGGTAGTTtgggaaattttaaaaaaataattttaaccagattttatttaaattttttaaccctctaaacaatttttttttgaaaaatcttaaaaaacgaaagttgtagggaatgaaaagatccttttaaaacaataaaattcaaaattatttaaatcttttttttaattgtttaataaattacaaaaaatggggatcttgtaaaaattcgtaataaattcaattaatttcggATTTCGATGATTTTTGGTGACTCGGAAAACACTTTCAATTACCTAAaactttcgaattttatttCTAACCTGGAATTAATTAAAACCTActttaattgaattttaaaataaaaaatgagttgtAAACATTATTTCGAAAATATTAGAAACATAATATGAGGAAACAACATGAACGAAAGTTATAGGCAAATGAAAGAGTTTTCCGAATCATAAAAAATCATCGAAATCcgaaattaaatgaatttattaCAAATATTTACAAGATCTccaatttttgtaatttattacacaattacaaaaaagatttaataattttgaattttattgttttaaaaggatcttttcattatctacaactttcgttgtttaagattttacaaaaaatatcgtttagagggtcaaaaaaattaaatgaaatctgcttaaatttaatcttttaaaatttcccAAACTACCTCTGAGACTTTTAACCTTAACAGTCAAATCTAACGGAAGAAGTGCAAAGTGACGCGCGAAACAAACCAGCGGGGTGCAAAGTGCGATTATGTAAAGTATTGGCCATAAATGCTTTTTCGGAAATCCAGGGGCGTGCATTTTGCAATAAACTCATATTTTTAGTATGGGACGCAGAGTAAGTATACCTTTGTAAGCCTTTAGTACAAATTCTACGAGAACTACAACCCAAAcattattatacttttaaataCATTAATCATTGCATTCTAATCTTGAACTGATAGGGTGTATTATTTATGTATAGGCAGACACAATTGCACCTTTTaattctttattcttcactTGGCCATTGAACAAAGAGGCCGTTGGTCATAACAATAGACTTTTAAGTTAACTAAAAATCCATTCATATTCTTATTAGCTCTGATGGACAAAGATAGAGAGAATTATATGAATTCAggtgtataatataatataatgattGGAGACTTGAGCTTTAGTAGGCTAAAGAGGTTAACCACTTAGGCACGAAAAAGCTGCGTTGAAGTACATAAATGGATTACACCTATACATCATAAAGAACTCTAAATATGTATAGCATCTCCAAGAATCTCCTaattggctcctaaatataatataaacaatgtaGCTGCTAGCAAGTTAGTACATTATTAAGAGTCATCTCCAAAAATGCTCTTTATACTTACCTATTTTTATATACTATTCATATTTGAACTGATAAAGAGAGCGGCTATTAATGGATGTATTGGAGGGAATGAATCCTTTATTAAAAGGAGTTAGTTAAGAGCAATGTCGAGGCTCTTAAAATAGAGAAGAGAGAAGAAGTTCTTAAGTTTACGAAGAGCttctaagagtctcttggagctctATTTGAACCATTGCtctttttttcaacttcagatCCCATATGGAGAGTCTCTTGGAAATACTCTAACATAAGCCTTTTAATGAAGTGGTTAATAATTTCAGTGAAGAACATTGCAAACAAATGATGAGTCATAACCATTTTTTGGAAACTGCAGTGGTAATTGAAGAGTGGAAACAACCAACTATGGACAGAGGCAGAAGTCTCCAAAGggtataaattaaattcttgtAAGTAGAAAATAGATACTAAATTCGAATTTGTAATTTGACTTTGACAAGATTGAATATTACCCTTTTGATTGTATAATTGtataatcaataaattattCAATCTGATATTAACTCAATTAATAAACTTAAGTTTGCTTTAAAGTTTTAGATTAGCTTAAAGTAACAAGTGACTTTTTTCAAGATAAGCCAAATGGGTTAGTCACTTATGAAGGTCAGCCACAACAAATTATAACAAAGATGCCTAGCAATAATAGTAATATTCatgatatatgtataaaaaagaTGGTCACTATAGACACCAATTGAAGTTTGTTACGGTAAATGGGAccatataataataacaatcgGTGCGATCGATGATATtcaaaaccaaaacaaaaaaaatatgcgTATAAACAAATGGATGACATGTAATCTTACCATTCATAGCCAGAAGAACGATGTACAGACAATAAAGCTGGAGAGCTTTAGATGCTTCACCATCACTCCATTTCTGACCATATAACAATCTGATGAGACAGTAAGAAAAGCTTGgtccaaatgccataactatCAGACCTATAATGCATTTCATGTTGTCATAACAAATTATAGGTAGAAGAGTGGAAAAAGTATTATAATGACCTAATCACAAATATTATTTTGCTATGACCATACAATTCAAGAAAGGATTTCACAATCCTAAGCAAT of Daucus carota subsp. sativus chromosome 3, DH1 v3.0, whole genome shotgun sequence contains these proteins:
- the LOC108211279 gene encoding GDP-mannose transporter GONST3, which encodes MSDDVENPIGDAQKGSAATSTSPVIEFQATWYSSFLQHVSVYGIAAGYCLSASLLSIINKWAVMKFPYPGALTALQYFTSAAGVFILGSLKILEHDKLDLMTMWRFLPAAFIFYLSLFTNSELLLHANVDTFIVFRSAVPIFVAIGESLYLHQPWPSMKTWFSLATIFGGSVLYVMTDYQFTVMAYSWALAYLISMSIDFVYIKHVVMTIGLNTWGLVLYNNLEALLLFPLELLVMGELKKIKHEISDESDWHSFQVVLPVGLSCLFGLAISFFGFSCRKAISATGFTVLGIVNKLLTVVINLVIWDKHSTFVGTIGLLICMLGGVMYQQFSSTKPKAAKNVEVQEREEEQQKLLELQNSSENRDSEKQVTDLAEEN